A part of Homoserinibacter sp. YIM 151385 genomic DNA contains:
- a CDS encoding response regulator transcription factor — protein sequence MSRILVAEDEPGIARFVEKGLRAAGYEVVAVGTGTEALEVIRGGTVDLVLLDVGLPGLDGFSVLRRARGEGAEVPIIMLTARTATADTVAGLDGGANDYIPKPFKFDELLARVRTRIRDSVGAAAGGLARGDLGLDLRTRRASVAGREVELSAREFALAEEFLRHPDQVLSREQLLSRVWGVDFDPGSNVVDVYVRYLRGKLGADRIETVRGMGYRLV from the coding sequence GTGAGCCGCATCCTGGTCGCCGAGGACGAGCCCGGCATCGCCCGCTTCGTCGAGAAGGGCCTGCGTGCCGCCGGCTACGAGGTCGTCGCCGTCGGCACCGGAACGGAGGCGCTCGAGGTCATCCGCGGCGGCACGGTCGACCTCGTGCTGCTCGATGTCGGGCTGCCGGGCCTCGACGGCTTCTCGGTGCTCAGGCGGGCGCGCGGGGAGGGCGCCGAGGTGCCGATCATCATGCTCACCGCTCGCACGGCGACCGCCGACACGGTCGCCGGCCTCGACGGCGGCGCCAACGACTACATCCCGAAGCCCTTCAAGTTCGACGAGCTGCTCGCCCGCGTGCGCACCAGGATCCGGGATTCGGTCGGGGCTGCGGCGGGCGGGCTCGCCCGCGGGGACCTCGGCCTCGACCTCCGCACCCGCCGCGCGAGCGTCGCGGGCCGGGAGGTGGAGCTCTCGGCGCGCGAGTTCGCGCTCGCCGAGGAGTTCCTGCGGCACCCGGATCAGGTGCTCAGCCGAGAGCAGCTGCTGAGCCGGGTCTGGGGCGTGGACTTCGATCCCGGCAGCAACGTCGTCGACGTGTACGTGCGGTACCTCCGCGGGAAGCTCGGCGCCGACCGCATCGAGACCGTGCGGGGCATGGGCTACCGCCTGGTCTGA
- a CDS encoding sensor histidine kinase, translated as MVLRSVRARILASIIAVATLGLGLAGATAYLVQRERIVEGVEQRLLDRVETARAVVTGETDAVAGENTVPAAPDPSGYSSTREALRGVLERIVPGEHESAVGLLDGRAAFIPGVAVDFHLEDSPALVERVVRETSDGSVRIGTAVEPGLGLRYIAVPIEVAGDPQLGTYLVAFDLDGELADLDAAFGTYALVALGAVAAIGLVGWFVAGRALGPVRRLRETASRITVSDLSERIPVGARDEVGELTATVNGMLDRLESSISSQRQLLDDVRHELKTPITIVRGHLELLDPADVEDVRQTRELSIGELDRMADLVDRIELLAQVPHDVPRLERAEVAELTRQVHAMVRVIPGHEWSLAAESDVVTRLDPQRITQAWLQLADNAAKYSPEGAPIRIGSSRRDGAVELWVEDEGEGIPADAEARIFERFGRADAGRGVQGSGLGLPIVRAIAEAHGGRVSLQSSSAGSRFAIVLPIVGRDEQPTQPLEGLPVREGRP; from the coding sequence ATGGTCCTCCGGTCGGTGCGCGCGCGCATCCTCGCGTCGATCATCGCCGTCGCGACGCTCGGCCTCGGGCTCGCCGGCGCGACGGCCTACCTCGTGCAGCGCGAGCGCATCGTCGAGGGGGTCGAGCAGCGGCTCCTCGACCGCGTCGAGACGGCCCGCGCGGTCGTGACGGGCGAGACGGATGCCGTGGCGGGCGAGAACACCGTGCCCGCGGCCCCGGACCCCTCCGGCTACTCCTCGACCCGGGAGGCGCTGCGCGGGGTGCTCGAGCGGATCGTCCCCGGCGAGCACGAGAGCGCGGTCGGGCTGCTCGACGGCCGGGCCGCCTTCATCCCGGGCGTCGCCGTCGACTTCCACCTCGAGGACTCGCCCGCGCTCGTCGAGCGGGTGGTGCGCGAGACCTCGGACGGCAGCGTGCGCATCGGCACCGCCGTCGAGCCGGGGCTCGGACTGCGCTACATCGCCGTGCCGATCGAGGTCGCGGGCGACCCGCAGCTCGGCACCTATCTCGTCGCCTTCGACCTCGACGGCGAGCTCGCCGACCTGGATGCCGCCTTCGGCACCTACGCCCTCGTCGCGCTCGGCGCGGTCGCCGCGATCGGGCTCGTCGGGTGGTTCGTCGCGGGACGGGCGCTCGGCCCCGTCCGCCGCCTGCGCGAGACGGCATCCCGCATCACCGTGAGCGACCTCTCGGAGCGGATCCCGGTCGGCGCGCGCGACGAGGTCGGCGAGCTCACCGCGACCGTCAACGGCATGCTCGACCGCCTCGAGTCCTCGATCTCGAGCCAGCGGCAGCTGCTCGACGACGTGCGGCACGAGCTCAAGACCCCGATCACGATCGTCCGCGGCCACCTCGAGCTCCTCGATCCCGCCGACGTGGAGGACGTGCGGCAGACCCGCGAGCTCTCGATCGGCGAGCTCGACCGCATGGCCGACCTCGTCGACCGCATCGAGCTCCTCGCGCAGGTGCCGCACGACGTGCCGCGCCTCGAGCGGGCGGAGGTCGCCGAGCTCACCCGGCAGGTGCACGCCATGGTCCGCGTCATCCCCGGGCACGAGTGGTCGCTCGCGGCCGAGTCCGATGTCGTGACCCGGCTCGACCCGCAGCGGATCACGCAGGCCTGGTTGCAGCTCGCCGACAACGCCGCGAAGTACTCGCCCGAGGGGGCGCCGATCCGCATCGGCAGCTCGCGGCGCGACGGCGCCGTCGAGCTGTGGGTCGAGGACGAGGGGGAGGGCATCCCCGCGGACGCCGAGGCGCGCATCTTCGAGCGATTCGGGCGCGCGGACGCCGGCCGCGGCGTCCAGGGCTCCGGCCTCGGCCTCCCCATCGTCCGCGCGATCGCGGAGGCGCACGGCGGGAGGGTGTCGCTCCAGAGCTCCTCCGCGGGGTCGCGCTTCGCGATCGTCCTGCCCATCGTCGGCCGCGACGAGCAGCCGACCCAGCCCCTCGAGGGGCTGCCCGTCCGAGAGGGGCGCCCGTGA
- a CDS encoding M3 family metallopeptidase — MTNPLLEDSTLPYGLPPFADIREEHYGPAIEQGLEEQLAEVRSITRRRELPTFENTVEALERSGRLLGRALRVFFNLSSADSNDRIAELEAEFAPRLAAHQDAIRLDPELYRRVDALWQQREQLELSPQQRYLLERHHTQMTLAGAGLDEERKARLREINQRLSTLTTRFEKQLLASTNELAVHISDEAELAGLGEGERSAAAGAAAERGLEGWLVTLVLPTGHPWLASLEDREVRARIMSASRARGSRDGEHDNRPVLLEIVRLRAERARLLGFDSHAAFVTADQTARTPEAVADMLGRLAPAAARNARAEKASLEALEGHPVEAHDWALAAERDRAARYELDAAALRPWFEAERVLRDGVFHAATLLYGVTFTERLDLVGYHPDVRVFEVHDEDGTPVGLYLLDLYTRDAKRGGAWMNDLSSQSALTGDPAVVVNNLNVPKPAAGSPTLLTLDEVTTLFHEFGHALHGLFARVDYPSAAGTNVFRDFVEFPSQVNEMWMLWPEVLEHYARHHETGEPLDPAIVERLHEAEQFGEGFGTSEYLAAAILDQAWHRLDEEAAAAVQDVAAFEAAALAEAGLDDPAVPTRYSSTYFAHTFAGGYDAGYYSYIWSEVLDADTVEWFREHGGLTRENGDRFRQRLLGVGGSKDPLEAYRDFRGRDARIEPLLARRGLD; from the coding sequence ATGACGAATCCGCTCCTCGAGGACAGCACGCTTCCCTACGGCCTCCCGCCCTTCGCCGACATCCGCGAGGAGCACTACGGCCCCGCGATCGAGCAGGGCCTCGAGGAGCAGCTCGCCGAGGTCCGCAGCATCACGCGCCGGCGCGAGCTGCCGACCTTCGAGAACACGGTCGAGGCACTCGAGCGCAGCGGCCGGCTGCTCGGCCGCGCGCTCCGGGTCTTCTTCAACCTCAGCTCGGCCGACTCGAACGACCGCATCGCCGAGCTCGAGGCCGAGTTCGCGCCCCGCCTCGCCGCCCACCAGGACGCCATCCGACTCGACCCCGAGCTCTACCGGCGCGTCGACGCGCTCTGGCAGCAGCGCGAGCAGCTCGAGCTGAGCCCCCAGCAGCGCTATCTGCTCGAGCGGCACCACACCCAGATGACGCTCGCGGGCGCGGGGCTCGACGAAGAGCGCAAGGCGCGCCTGCGCGAGATCAACCAGCGCCTGTCGACGCTCACCACGCGCTTTGAGAAGCAGCTGCTCGCGAGCACGAACGAGCTCGCGGTGCACATCTCGGACGAGGCCGAGCTCGCGGGCCTCGGCGAGGGCGAGCGCTCCGCGGCCGCGGGCGCCGCCGCCGAGCGCGGGCTCGAGGGCTGGCTCGTCACGCTCGTGCTGCCGACCGGCCACCCCTGGCTGGCCTCCCTCGAGGATCGCGAGGTCCGTGCGCGCATCATGTCGGCCTCCCGCGCCCGCGGCTCCCGCGACGGCGAGCACGACAACCGGCCCGTGCTCCTCGAGATCGTGCGCCTCCGCGCCGAGCGCGCGCGACTCCTCGGCTTCGACAGCCACGCCGCCTTCGTCACCGCGGACCAGACCGCCCGCACGCCGGAGGCCGTCGCCGACATGCTCGGCCGGCTGGCCCCGGCGGCCGCCCGCAACGCGCGCGCCGAGAAGGCCTCCCTCGAGGCGCTCGAGGGCCACCCCGTCGAGGCACACGACTGGGCGCTCGCCGCCGAGCGCGACCGCGCGGCGCGCTACGAGCTCGACGCCGCCGCGCTCCGCCCCTGGTTCGAGGCCGAGCGGGTCCTCCGCGACGGCGTCTTCCACGCCGCGACCCTCCTCTACGGCGTCACCTTCACGGAGCGGCTCGACCTCGTCGGCTACCACCCCGACGTCCGGGTCTTCGAGGTGCACGACGAGGACGGCACGCCCGTCGGCCTCTACCTCCTGGACCTCTACACGCGCGATGCGAAGCGCGGCGGGGCCTGGATGAACGACCTCAGCTCGCAGAGCGCGCTCACGGGCGACCCGGCCGTCGTCGTCAACAACCTCAACGTGCCCAAGCCCGCCGCCGGATCCCCCACCCTGCTCACGCTCGACGAGGTGACGACGCTCTTCCACGAGTTCGGCCACGCCCTCCACGGCCTCTTCGCGCGCGTCGACTACCCGAGCGCCGCGGGCACGAACGTCTTCCGCGACTTCGTCGAGTTCCCGAGCCAGGTGAACGAGATGTGGATGCTGTGGCCCGAGGTCCTGGAGCACTACGCCCGCCACCACGAGACCGGCGAACCCCTCGATCCCGCGATCGTCGAGCGCCTGCACGAGGCCGAGCAGTTCGGCGAGGGCTTCGGCACGAGCGAGTACCTCGCGGCCGCGATCCTCGATCAGGCCTGGCACCGGCTCGACGAGGAGGCGGCGGCCGCAGTCCAGGATGTCGCGGCCTTCGAGGCGGCGGCCCTCGCCGAGGCGGGGCTCGACGACCCGGCCGTGCCGACCCGCTACTCCTCCACGTATTTCGCGCACACCTTCGCGGGCGGCTACGACGCCGGCTACTACTCGTACATCTGGAGCGAGGTGCTCGACGCCGACACGGTCGAGTGGTTCCGCGAGCACGGCGGGCTCACCCGCGAGAACGGCGACCGCTTCCGGCAGCGACTCCTCGGGGTCGGGGGCTCGAAGGACCCGCTCGAGGCGTACCGCGACTTCCGCGGCCGCGATGCCCGCATCGAGCCGCTCCTCGCGCGGCGCGGGCTCGACTGA
- a CDS encoding winged helix-turn-helix domain-containing protein: MDDETQGIPEERILGVEDLKGLAHPLRVAIYERVSAYGQATASGLAETLGESSGATSYHLRQLAKHGFVREVEGRGTGRERWWERVPGSISVRAAQFAPGSAGRLATEMVAREFERTRARLLEDFTQRGLEVLGVDWIEASALTTSNLRLTLEEAAELNRELEELFMSVVDRYRRPRPAPGARPVQVHLNLFPIVDGEPAPEDEPGAAS, translated from the coding sequence ATGGACGACGAGACGCAGGGCATCCCCGAGGAGCGCATCCTCGGCGTCGAGGACCTCAAAGGCCTCGCGCACCCGCTGCGCGTCGCGATCTACGAGCGCGTCAGCGCCTACGGGCAGGCGACCGCGAGCGGTCTCGCCGAGACGCTCGGCGAGTCGAGCGGCGCCACGAGCTACCACCTCCGCCAGCTCGCGAAACACGGCTTCGTGCGCGAGGTCGAGGGGCGGGGCACCGGCCGCGAGCGCTGGTGGGAGCGGGTGCCCGGGAGCATCTCGGTGCGCGCCGCCCAGTTCGCGCCCGGCAGCGCGGGGCGCCTCGCGACCGAGATGGTCGCGCGCGAGTTCGAGCGCACCCGGGCGCGGCTGCTCGAGGACTTCACGCAGCGCGGCCTCGAGGTGCTCGGCGTCGACTGGATCGAGGCCTCGGCCCTCACCACCTCGAACCTGCGCCTCACCCTCGAGGAGGCGGCGGAGCTCAACCGCGAGCTCGAGGAGCTCTTCATGTCGGTGGTCGACCGCTACCGCCGCCCGAGGCCGGCGCCCGGCGCACGGCCTGTCCAGGTCCACCTGAACCTGTTCCCCATCGTCGACGGCGAGCCCGCTCCCGAGGACGAGCCCGGAGCCGCCTCATGA
- a CDS encoding MFS transporter, with product MSTAAPSEQTAESRQEPVDPRAARRVVWASFVGTALESYDFYIFAYFAAFFVGPLFFDPLGDVGKTLAAFLTIAIGFIIRPVGAIVFGHLGDRIGRRRTLLITIAIMGVATGLIGVLPGYETAGWLGAVLLIVLRLAQGFSLGGEWGGSIVVATEHAGERRRALYAALPQLGSPVGSILSAVLFIVLAATLGNAALAEWAWRIPFFTAIPLLLVSLYLRSRIDETPVFAKLVAEGKRDRLPLADVLRSQPGQVVIAIGAALLGIGSYSLMNTYTVNYGATVLKFAYSDLLLATTIGGLLQLVTIPLFGRLAMRIGSARVVMWGAIGTALIAFPMYFLLQFATFPILVGTMIVGGILPTMSWAALGGLMSDQFAGRYRYSALSFSYSIAAVLTGFVPALTLLLGQASGFAWWHPGIVLVTMSALTAVAALAAARTRVPLDRL from the coding sequence ATGAGCACCGCCGCCCCGTCCGAGCAGACCGCCGAGAGCCGCCAGGAGCCGGTCGACCCGCGCGCCGCGCGCCGCGTCGTGTGGGCGTCCTTCGTCGGCACCGCCCTCGAGTCGTACGACTTCTACATCTTCGCGTACTTCGCGGCGTTCTTCGTGGGGCCGCTGTTCTTCGACCCGCTCGGCGATGTCGGCAAGACGCTCGCGGCCTTCCTCACGATCGCGATCGGCTTCATCATCCGCCCCGTCGGCGCCATCGTCTTCGGCCACCTCGGCGACCGCATCGGCCGCCGCCGCACCCTCCTCATCACGATCGCGATCATGGGCGTCGCGACGGGCCTCATCGGCGTCCTGCCCGGCTACGAGACCGCAGGATGGCTCGGCGCGGTCCTGCTCATCGTGCTGCGACTCGCGCAGGGCTTCTCGCTGGGCGGCGAATGGGGCGGCTCGATCGTCGTCGCGACCGAGCACGCGGGCGAGCGCCGTCGCGCGCTGTACGCCGCACTCCCCCAGCTCGGCTCGCCGGTCGGCTCGATCCTCTCGGCCGTGCTCTTCATCGTGCTCGCCGCGACACTCGGGAACGCGGCCCTGGCAGAGTGGGCCTGGCGCATCCCGTTCTTCACGGCGATCCCGCTGCTGCTCGTCTCGCTGTACCTCCGGAGCCGGATCGACGAGACGCCGGTCTTCGCGAAGCTCGTCGCGGAGGGCAAGCGCGACCGCCTCCCGCTCGCGGACGTGCTGCGCAGTCAGCCCGGCCAGGTCGTCATCGCGATCGGCGCGGCGCTCCTCGGCATCGGCTCCTACTCGCTCATGAACACCTACACGGTGAACTACGGCGCGACCGTGCTCAAGTTCGCCTACAGCGACCTGCTCCTCGCCACGACGATTGGCGGCCTCCTCCAGCTCGTCACGATCCCGCTCTTCGGGCGGCTCGCGATGCGCATCGGCTCCGCGCGCGTCGTCATGTGGGGCGCGATCGGCACGGCCCTCATCGCGTTCCCGATGTACTTCCTGCTCCAGTTCGCCACCTTCCCGATCCTGGTCGGCACGATGATCGTCGGCGGCATCCTCCCGACCATGAGCTGGGCCGCGCTCGGCGGCCTCATGAGCGACCAGTTCGCGGGCCGGTACCGCTACTCCGCCCTGTCCTTCTCGTACAGCATCGCCGCCGTTCTGACGGGCTTCGTGCCCGCCCTGACGCTGCTGCTCGGCCAGGCGAGCGGATTCGCCTGGTGGCACCCCGGTATCGTGCTCGTCACGATGTCGGCGCTCACCGCCGTCGCGGCCCTCGCGGCCGCGCGCACCCGGGTGCCGCTCGACCGGCTCTGA
- the valS gene encoding valine--tRNA ligase, whose protein sequence is MSPSREIPEKPALEGLEAVWESRWAEDGTYRFDREAAAAAGSEQVFAIDTPPPTASGSLHIGHVFSYTHMDLAARYQRMRGKHLFYPMGWDDNGLPTERRVQNYYGVRCDPTLPYDPDFSPPFEGGDGKSTKAADQQPISRRNFIELCERLTAEDELQFEELWRTLGLSVDWSLTYRTIGDDAQRAAQRAFLRNLARGEAYQADAPTLWDVTFRTAVAQAELEDREQPAAYHGVAFHRPDGTTVDIQTTRPELLPACVALVAHPDDERYRHLFGTTVTTPLFGVEVPVLAHHLAQQDKGSGIAMVCTFGDTTDVVWWRELGLDNRAIIGFDGRLVSEAPAASLFSDAGRAAYAELAGKTVFSAKARIVELLGESGDLVGEVKRIQHPVKFFEKGDRPLEIVSTRQWYISNGARDEALRERLLQAGRDIDFHPDFMRVRYDNWVGGLTGDWLISRQRFFGVPIPVWYPLDADGNPVQGSPIVPDEAELPVDPSSDAAPGYEESQRGVPGGFIGELDIMDTWATSSLTPQIAAGWGRDDALFDLVFPYDLRSQGQDIIRTWLFSTVLRAQLEHGSIPWRNAGISGFIVDPDRKKMSKSKGNVVTPAGLLEEHGSDAVRYWAASSRLGTDAAFDPQNPKQIKIGRRLAIKVLNAAKFVYSFPYDAGAAAVSEPLDRELLAELAGVVRTATQAYEQFDHARALETAEQFFWTFCDDYLELVKERAYTGTGAAQASAVTTLRTAVDVVLRLLAPVIPFATEEVWSWTHEGSIHRAAWPSVEELGEHGTAGPTGLLPAVSAALIGIRRAKSDAKASQKTPVASAVLAGPALLSGAVDDLRAVGRIEALVLETADEVAVRDVVLAEVAE, encoded by the coding sequence ATGTCGCCCAGCCGCGAGATCCCCGAGAAGCCCGCCCTCGAAGGCCTCGAAGCGGTCTGGGAGTCGCGCTGGGCGGAGGACGGCACCTACCGGTTCGATCGCGAGGCCGCCGCCGCGGCGGGCTCGGAGCAGGTATTCGCGATCGACACCCCGCCGCCGACCGCCTCCGGCTCGCTCCACATCGGGCACGTCTTCAGCTACACCCATATGGATCTCGCCGCCCGCTACCAGCGCATGCGCGGCAAGCACCTCTTCTACCCCATGGGCTGGGACGACAACGGCCTGCCCACCGAGCGCCGCGTCCAGAACTACTACGGCGTGCGCTGCGACCCGACGCTCCCCTACGACCCCGACTTCAGCCCGCCCTTCGAGGGCGGCGACGGCAAGAGCACGAAGGCCGCCGACCAGCAGCCCATCTCGCGCCGCAACTTCATCGAGCTCTGCGAGCGGCTCACCGCCGAGGACGAGCTCCAGTTCGAGGAGCTCTGGCGCACGCTCGGCCTCAGCGTCGACTGGTCGCTCACCTACCGCACCATCGGCGACGACGCGCAGCGCGCCGCCCAGCGCGCCTTCCTCCGCAACCTCGCGCGCGGCGAGGCGTACCAGGCCGATGCCCCGACGCTCTGGGATGTCACCTTCCGGACGGCGGTCGCGCAGGCCGAGCTGGAGGACCGCGAGCAGCCGGCCGCCTACCACGGCGTCGCCTTCCACCGGCCCGACGGCACGACGGTCGACATCCAGACGACCCGCCCCGAGCTCCTCCCCGCCTGCGTGGCCCTCGTCGCGCATCCCGACGACGAGCGCTACCGGCACCTCTTCGGCACCACCGTCACGACGCCGCTCTTCGGCGTCGAGGTGCCGGTGCTCGCCCACCACCTCGCCCAGCAGGACAAGGGATCGGGCATCGCCATGGTCTGCACCTTCGGCGACACGACGGATGTGGTCTGGTGGCGCGAGCTGGGCCTCGACAACCGCGCCATCATCGGCTTCGACGGCCGTCTCGTGAGCGAGGCGCCCGCCGCCTCCCTCTTCTCGGACGCCGGCCGCGCCGCCTATGCCGAGCTCGCCGGCAAGACCGTCTTCAGCGCGAAGGCCCGCATCGTCGAGCTCCTCGGGGAGTCCGGCGACCTGGTCGGCGAGGTGAAGCGGATCCAGCACCCGGTCAAGTTCTTCGAGAAGGGCGACCGTCCGCTCGAGATCGTGTCGACCCGCCAGTGGTACATCTCGAACGGCGCCCGCGACGAGGCGCTGCGCGAGCGCCTGCTCCAGGCGGGGCGCGACATCGACTTCCACCCCGACTTCATGCGGGTCCGCTACGACAACTGGGTCGGCGGCCTGACGGGCGACTGGCTCATCTCGCGTCAGCGCTTCTTCGGCGTGCCGATCCCCGTCTGGTACCCGCTCGACGCGGACGGGAATCCCGTGCAGGGCAGCCCGATCGTGCCCGACGAGGCCGAGCTCCCCGTCGACCCGTCCTCGGATGCGGCGCCCGGCTACGAGGAGTCGCAGCGCGGCGTCCCCGGCGGCTTCATCGGCGAGCTCGACATCATGGACACCTGGGCGACGAGCTCCCTCACCCCGCAGATCGCGGCCGGCTGGGGCCGCGACGACGCGCTCTTCGACCTCGTCTTCCCCTACGACCTCCGTTCGCAGGGCCAGGACATCATCCGCACCTGGCTCTTCTCGACGGTGCTCCGGGCTCAGCTCGAGCACGGCTCGATCCCGTGGCGGAACGCCGGCATCTCGGGCTTCATCGTCGACCCCGACCGCAAGAAGATGTCGAAGTCGAAGGGCAACGTCGTGACGCCCGCCGGCCTCCTCGAGGAGCACGGCTCGGATGCGGTGCGCTACTGGGCGGCCTCGAGCCGACTCGGCACGGACGCGGCCTTCGACCCGCAGAACCCGAAGCAGATCAAGATCGGCCGGCGCCTCGCGATCAAGGTGCTCAACGCGGCGAAGTTCGTCTACTCCTTCCCCTACGACGCAGGAGCCGCGGCGGTCTCCGAGCCGCTCGACCGCGAGCTCCTCGCCGAGCTCGCCGGCGTCGTGCGCACGGCGACGCAGGCCTATGAGCAGTTCGACCACGCGCGGGCGCTCGAGACCGCCGAGCAGTTCTTCTGGACCTTCTGCGACGACTACCTCGAGCTCGTCAAGGAGCGCGCCTACACCGGCACCGGGGCCGCACAGGCGAGCGCCGTGACGACGCTCCGCACGGCGGTCGACGTGGTCCTGCGCCTTCTCGCCCCCGTCATCCCCTTCGCCACGGAGGAGGTGTGGTCCTGGACCCACGAGGGCAGCATCCACCGCGCCGCCTGGCCGAGCGTCGAGGAGCTCGGCGAGCACGGCACGGCGGGCCCCACGGGGCTCCTGCCCGCCGTGAGCGCCGCCCTCATCGGCATCCGCCGGGCGAAGTCGGATGCGAAGGCCAGCCAGAAGACGCCCGTCGCCTCGGCCGTCCTCGCCGGCCCCGCGCTGCTGTCGGGTGCGGTCGACGACCTGCGCGCCGTCGGGCGCATCGAGGCGCTCGTGCTCGAGACGGCCGACGAGGTCGCCGTGCGGGATGTCGTGCTCGCGGAGGTCGCGGAGTGA
- a CDS encoding phosphotransferase — MTTTTTMTTTTRTAMTTEVDDDLLRAVADSSGLRLVAARRLQSEAGPNGFVTGYSIRLADEHGQEVDRVVYVETTPPGIDREGVIRLQDETGDERAVWVYPNDPNLPALADAVVPQRARGLLERLTGAPVDGDVHLDVTAYRPGKRAVVKVSSPSGAYYLKVVAPEAARRIHERHAAWRAAGVAVPPAEGWSQEGVVAIAEQPGMPAASALGLADPERLLDSIDELREQIAQVPSDGEARGSLARRIDWYLRRVRSLAPELEPRLQVIGAEVSRALGSELRRATIHGDLHLGQLFVDPEDPSRVVGVIDIDTAGAGDPADDAAALWAHLVATKAHAATAGDPARSEAADDLARRARLRWRSTADRARGERVAAIAATHLLGHALTGVLTPQRAVAVAERVLGLP; from the coding sequence ATGACGACGACGACGACGATGACGACGACGACGAGGACGGCGATGACGACTGAGGTCGACGACGACCTGCTCCGCGCCGTCGCGGACTCGAGCGGACTCCGGCTCGTCGCCGCGCGCCGACTGCAGAGCGAGGCGGGGCCGAACGGCTTCGTCACCGGGTACAGCATCCGCCTGGCCGACGAGCACGGCCAGGAGGTCGACCGCGTCGTGTACGTCGAGACGACCCCGCCCGGCATCGATCGGGAGGGCGTCATCCGCCTCCAGGACGAGACCGGCGACGAGCGCGCCGTCTGGGTCTACCCGAACGACCCCAACCTGCCCGCCCTCGCCGACGCCGTCGTGCCGCAGCGGGCGCGCGGACTCCTCGAGCGGCTGACGGGCGCGCCCGTCGACGGCGACGTCCACCTCGACGTGACCGCCTACCGCCCCGGCAAGCGCGCCGTCGTGAAGGTCTCGTCGCCGAGCGGTGCGTACTACCTCAAGGTCGTCGCGCCGGAGGCGGCCCGCCGCATCCACGAGCGCCATGCCGCCTGGCGAGCCGCCGGCGTCGCCGTGCCGCCCGCCGAGGGCTGGTCCCAGGAGGGCGTCGTCGCGATCGCCGAGCAGCCCGGCATGCCCGCGGCGAGCGCCCTCGGGCTCGCCGACCCGGAGCGCCTCCTCGACTCGATCGACGAGCTGCGCGAGCAGATCGCCCAGGTGCCGAGCGACGGCGAGGCCCGCGGCTCGCTTGCACGGCGCATCGACTGGTACCTCCGCCGCGTCCGCTCGCTCGCGCCCGAGCTCGAGCCGCGGCTGCAGGTCATCGGCGCCGAGGTCTCCCGGGCGCTCGGCTCCGAGCTCCGCCGCGCCACGATCCACGGCGACCTGCACCTCGGCCAGCTCTTCGTCGATCCCGAGGATCCGAGCCGCGTCGTCGGCGTCATCGACATCGACACCGCGGGCGCCGGCGACCCCGCCGACGACGCCGCGGCGCTCTGGGCGCATCTCGTGGCGACGAAGGCGCACGCCGCGACCGCGGGAGACCCGGCCCGCTCCGAGGCCGCCGACGACCTCGCCCGGCGCGCCCGCCTGCGCTGGCGCTCGACCGCCGACCGCGCACGAGGCGAGCGCGTCGCCGCGATCGCCGCGACGCACCTGCTCGGCCACGCGCTCACCGGCGTCCTCACGCCGCAGCGCGCCGTCGCCGTCGCCGAGCGCGTGCTCGGCCTGCCCTAG
- a CDS encoding DUF1206 domain-containing protein has protein sequence MTSDAPRSAARRIQQTPGFRTAARVGYAVNGLLNLLIGVLAISVAVAGASSGSADQQGALSSLASAPGGVLLIWVIAVGTAALGLWQIAGGVLATGEDAKERWATRLKEIGKGVAYLAISGIAIGTAIGGGSGGSGGSGGGSEESLTATLLATPGGVVLVVAVGLGALGVGGYMVAKGARRKFLEDITQPGGTAGRVALVTGIIGYVARGVAIGAIGVLFIAAGLTADPERAGGLDDGLAAVAELPFGQVLLVGIGVGFIAYGVYCGVRARYAKL, from the coding sequence ATGACGAGTGACGCGCCCCGATCCGCCGCCCGCCGCATCCAGCAGACCCCCGGCTTCCGCACCGCCGCCCGGGTCGGCTACGCCGTCAACGGGCTGCTGAACCTCCTGATCGGCGTGCTCGCGATCAGCGTCGCGGTCGCGGGCGCCTCGAGCGGCAGCGCCGACCAGCAGGGGGCGCTCAGCTCGCTCGCCTCCGCCCCCGGCGGCGTGCTGCTCATCTGGGTCATCGCGGTCGGCACCGCGGCGCTCGGCCTCTGGCAGATCGCGGGGGGCGTGCTCGCGACGGGCGAGGACGCGAAGGAGCGCTGGGCGACGCGGCTCAAGGAGATCGGCAAGGGCGTCGCGTACCTGGCGATCTCGGGGATCGCGATCGGCACGGCGATCGGAGGCGGCTCCGGCGGCTCGGGCGGCTCGGGCGGCGGCTCGGAGGAGAGCCTCACCGCGACCCTCCTGGCGACGCCCGGCGGCGTGGTGCTCGTCGTGGCGGTCGGTCTCGGCGCGCTCGGCGTCGGCGGCTACATGGTCGCGAAGGGCGCGCGCCGGAAGTTCCTCGAGGACATCACGCAGCCCGGCGGCACGGCGGGCAGGGTGGCGCTCGTCACCGGCATCATCGGCTACGTCGCCCGCGGCGTCGCGATCGGGGCGATCGGCGTCCTCTTCATCGCCGCGGGGCTCACGGCCGACCCGGAGCGGGCGGGCGGGCTGGACGATGGGCTCGCCGCCGTCGCGGAGCTGCCGTTCGGGCAGGTGCTGCTCGTCGGCATCGGGGTCGGCTTCATCGCCTACGGCGTCTACTGCGGGGTCCGCGCGCGCTACGCGAAGCTCTGA